From Cinclus cinclus chromosome 26, bCinCin1.1, whole genome shotgun sequence, one genomic window encodes:
- the PAQR7 gene encoding membrane progestin receptor alpha: MATVVTEKLSQLFINVRQLPQLLEPLSPGTVSSAEVPPVFWKPYIHGGYRPVRQTWRYYFSTLFQQHNEAINVWSHLAAALVLLLRFQQLWQRVDFGQDEHARPLLIILVASITYLTFSSLAHLLQAKSEFWHYSFFFMDYVGVAVYQYGSALGHFYYAIEPGWHRRVQSFFLPLAAALAWLSCAGSCYAKFRFHPGCPLPGRLCQELPSGLAYLLDISPVVHRICTSARPDPALLYHKCQVLFFLVGAFFFSHPYPEKWFPGKCHFFGQSHQIFHVFLVLCTLAQIEAVVLDYESRREIYSSLQGDLAHDFSVLFLVTVTCSVLTAAYMARRVKNKLGLKEE; this comes from the coding sequence ATGGCCACGGTGGTGACGGAGAAGCTCAGCCAGCTCTTCATCAACGTGaggcagctccctcagctgctggagCCGCTGTCCCCGGGCACGGTGAGCAGCGCCGAGGTGCCGCCGGTTTTTTGGAAGCCCTACATCCACGGCGGCTACCGGCCCGTGCGCCAGACCTGGAGATATTACTTCTCCACgctcttccagcagcacaaCGAGGCCATCAACGTCTGGTCTCACCTGGCGGCcgccctggtgctgctgctgcgcttccagcagctctggcagcgcGTGGACTTCGGGCAGGACGAGCACGCCCGGCCCCTGCTCATCATCCTGGTCGCCTCCATCACTTACCTGACGTTCAGCAGCCTCGCCCACCTGCTGCAGGCCAAGTCCGAGTTCTGGCACTACAGCTTCTTCTTCATGGACTACGTGGGGGTGGCCGTGTACCAGTACGGCAGCGCCCTGGGCCATTTCTACTACGCCATCGAGCCGGGCTGGCACCGGCGCGTCCAGAGCTTCTTCCTGCCGCTGGCAGCGGCGCTGGCCTGGCTGTCCTGCGCCGGCTCCTGCTACGCCAAGTTCCGCTTCCACCCCGgctgcccgctgcccggccggctgtgccaggagctgccctcGGGGCTGGCCTACCTGCTGGACATCAGCCCCGTGGTCCATCGCATCTGCACCTCGGCGCGCCCCGACCCCGCCCTGCTCTACCACAAGTGCCAGGTGCTCTTCTTCCTCGTCGGCGCCTTCTTCTTCTCCCATCCCTACCCCGAGAAGTGGTTCCCTGGGAAGTGCCATTTCTTCGGGCAGAGCCACCAGATCTTCCACGTGTTCCTGGTGCTCTGCACGCTGGCGCAGATCGAGGCCGTGGTGCTGGACTACGAGTCCAGGAGAGAGATCTACTCCTCCCTCCAGGGGGACCTGGCTCATGACTTCTCTGTCCTGTTCCTCGTCACTGTCACCTGCTCTGTCCTCACAGCCGCCTACATGGCCCGGAGGGTGAAGAACAAGCTGGGCCTCAAGGAAGAGTAA
- the STMN1 gene encoding stathmin, translated as MATSDIQVKELEKRASGQAFELILSPRSKEAVPEFPLSPPKKKDVSLEEIQKKLEAAEERRKSHEAEVLKQLAEKREHEKEVLQKAIEENNNFSKMAEEKLTHKMEANKENREAQMAAKLERLREKDKHVEEVRKNKEGKDPGEAETD; from the exons ATGGCTACTTCTG ACATCCAAgtgaaggagctggagaagcGAGCCTCTGGACAGGCCTTTGAGCTGATCCTCAGCCCCCGCTCCAAAGAAGCTGTGCCAGAGTTCCCTCTGTCTCCCCCAAAGAAGAAGGATGTGTCATTGGAAGAGATCCAGAAGAAGTTGGAAGCGGCAGAGGAGAGACGCAAG TCCCACGAGGCAGAAGTGCTGAAGCAGCTGGCAGAGAAGCGGGAGCACGAGAAGGAGGTGCTGCAGAAAGCCATCGAGGAGAACAACAACTTCAGCAAAATGGCAGAGGAGAAGCTGACCCACAAAATGGAAGCCAACAAAGAGAACCGTGAGGCACAAATGGCTGCCAAGCTGGAGCGCTTGCGGGAGAAG gACAAGCATGTGGAAGAGGTTCGAAAGAACAAAGAAGGCAAAGACCCCGGCGAGGCCGAGACCGACTGA
- the MTFR1L gene encoding mitochondrial fission regulator 1-like isoform X2 has product MDAEATIPIWQNKPHGSARSVVRMIGSNLPLKPCPRATFEVLPSVSDLYLGDVPPVPTLADIVWIAADDEETYARVRSDTRPLKHKWKPSPFTVIQRNASVPNLRKQEEKLLALKKPGLPALSRTTELQDELSHLRSQIAKIVAAESASAQLTPDLLSPGSSNASSPVHCFGPSFQSTTSFVISDITEEEAELESPELPSVAELCSASESCRPEPKDPEEEDSVSLSKASSFADMMGILKDIHRMKQSKDLNRPSMKEEDPAVLIAEVLRRKFALKDEDLALKEK; this is encoded by the exons ATGGACGCGGAGGCC ACCATCCCCATCTGGCAGAACAAGCCCCATGGCTCAGCTCGCAGCGTGGTCAGGATGATCGGCTCCAACCTCCCCCTGAAACCCTGCCCCAGGGCCACCTTCGAG GTCCTGCCAAGTGTCTCAGATCTGTATTTGGGTGATGTGCCCCCTGTCCCCACCTTGGCTGACATCGTGTGGATCGCAGCAGACGATGAGGAGACCTATGCCAGGGTCAG AAGTGACACTCGCCCGCTGAAGCACAAGTGGAAGCCCAGTCCCTTCACAGTGATCCAGAGAAACGCCTCAGTGCCCAACCTGaggaagcaggaggagaagctgctggCCCTGAAGAAGCCTGGTttgccagccctgagcaggaccacagagctgcaggatgaGCTGAGTCACCTCCGGAGCCAGATCGCCAAGATCGTGGCTGCAGAGTCAG CCTCTGCCCAACTGACCCCGGATCTGTTATCTCCAGGGAGCTCCAATGCCTCTTCTCCTGTGCATTGTTTTGGACCCTCTTTCCAGTCCACCACGTCCTTTGTGATCAGTGACATCAcggaggaggaggcggagcTGGAGAGCCCCGAGCTGCCCTCGGTGGCcgagctctgctctgcctctgagAGCTGCAGGCCAGAGCCAAAGGACCCCGAGGAGGAGGACTCCGTGTCCCTTTCCAAGGCCAGCAGCTTTGCTGACATGATGGGAATTCTCAAAGACATTCATAGGATGAAGCAGAGCAAAGATCT GAACCGCCCTTCCATGAAGGAGGAGGACCCGGCCGTGCTCATAGCAGAGGTGCTGAGGAGGAAATTTGCCCTGAAGGATGAAGACCTGGCCCTGAAGGAGAAGTGA
- the PAFAH2 gene encoding platelet-activating factor acetylhydrolase 2, cytoplasmic — MGGMLALPPGQGPHQVGCTDVMVGHTPQGLFLRLFYPCLPRAGALQPLWIPRSEYCGGLADVTLGRRWCSALLSIAIGSCEVPVSWNGPLKPRSSGYPLIIFSHGLGAFRTLYSSVCTELASRGFVVAALEHRDHSAATTYFCTAEAGTEEWIPFQRVPQGQKEFYFRNKQVHQRAQECVRALRLFQGIAGGRTVPNILHQDWDVSVLKDNLDLTKVAVMGHSFGGVTAVLALVKEPSFRCAVALDAWMFPLENLLYTEVTKPVLFINTENFQTPENVAKMKRLSTRNSQTRIVTVLGTVHEDQTDFAFLPGKLFSRIFGRRGTLDPHKALAITSRAALAFLQRHLKLEEEFGQWDELLEGVGDSVVPDAPFGPLAPVAAPRALLRAGHWECDFFSPRMEEPGRAGGALRRAGPGDSAGGAQGMCQLLGDTRCWLLPSRTGAAGDSGRQESQQSPFPAQEGMEERWKSRSHLLAQAPSRCSRSPSEQQPGVKDAAQIPGRENGEDWIEVQSPSS, encoded by the exons atggggGGGATGCTGGCGCTGCCCCCGGGGCAGGGACCCCACCAGGTGGGCTGCACGGATGTCATGGTGGGCCACACGCCGCAG GGGCTCTTCCTCCGCCTCTTCTACCCGTGCCTGCCCCGGGCGGGGGCTCTGCAGCCGCTCTGGATCCCGCGCTCCGAGTACTGCGGGGGTCTGGCTGATGTCACCCTCGGCCGCCGCTGGTGCTCGGCGCTGCTCAGCATCGCCATCG GCTCCTGCGAAGTCCCTGTGAGCTGGAATGGGCCTCTCAAGCCCCGCAGCAGTGGGTACCCCCTGATCATCTTCTCCCACGGCCTGGGAGCCTTTCG GACCTTGTACTCTTCAGTCTGCACAGAGCTGGCATCCCGGGGCTTCGTGGTGGCGGCGCTGGAGCACAG ggaCCATTCTGCTGCCACCACCTATTTCTGCACGGCTGAGGCTGGGACGGAGGAGTGGATCCCCTTCCAACGGGTGCCCCAAGGACAGAAGGAGTTTTATTTCCGAAACAAGCAG GTTCACCAGAGAGCACAGGAATGCGTGCGGGCACTGCGGCTCTTCCAGGGCATCGCCGGCGGCAGAACCGTCCCAAACATCCTTCACCAGGACTGGGATGTCTCCGTGCTGAAG GACAACCTTGATCTGACCAAAGTGGCTGTCATGGGCCATTCTTTCGGGGGGGTGACAGCGGTGCTGGCCTTGGTGAAGGAGCCCAGCTTCAG GTGTGCCGTGGCTCTGGATGCCTGGATGTTCCCTCTGGAGAACCTGCTGTACACAGAGGTGACCAAGCCCGTGCTCTTCATCAACACTGAGAATTTCCAGACTCCGGAGAACGTTGCCAAAATGAAGAGGTTGAGCACCAGAAACAGCCAGACAAGGATCGTGACCGTGCT GGGAACCGTGCACGAGGACCAGACCGACTTTGCCTTCCTCCCTGGGAAGCTCTTCAGCCGCATCTTTGGCAGGAGGGGGACCCTGGACCCCCACAAGGCTCTGGCCATCACCAGCCGGGCAGCTCtggccttcctgcagaggcacCTCA agctggaggaggagtTTGGCCAGTGGGATGAGCTCCTGGAAGGTGTTGGGGACTCGGTGGTCCCGGACGCGCCGTTCGGACCGCTCGCACCTGTAGCTGCTCCGAGGGCGCTGCTGCGAGCCGGGCACTGGGAATGTGACTTCTTCTCGCCCAGAATGGAGGAgccaggaagggcaggaggagcccTGAGGAGAGCAGGACCTGGGGACAGTGCTGGTGGTGCTCAGGGAATGTGCCAG ctcctgggggacACGCGGTGCTGGCTCCTGCCGTCCCGGACAGGAGCTGCAGGCGACAGTGGGCGACAAGAGAGCCAGCAAAGCCCGTTCCCAGCGCAGGAGGGAATGGAAGAGCGCTGGAAAT CCCGGAGCCATCTCCTCGCCCAGGCTCCCTCGCGATGCTCCCGATCTCCATCAGAGCAGCAGCCGGGGGTGAAGGATGCTGCACAAATCCCGGGAAG GGAAAATGGTGAGGATTGGATTGAGGTGCAGAGCCCTTCCAGCTGA
- the MTFR1L gene encoding mitochondrial fission regulator 1-like isoform X1, translating into MAAEGPRPALAAGPSCAAGPQTIPIWQNKPHGSARSVVRMIGSNLPLKPCPRATFEVLPSVSDLYLGDVPPVPTLADIVWIAADDEETYARVRSDTRPLKHKWKPSPFTVIQRNASVPNLRKQEEKLLALKKPGLPALSRTTELQDELSHLRSQIAKIVAAESASAQLTPDLLSPGSSNASSPVHCFGPSFQSTTSFVISDITEEEAELESPELPSVAELCSASESCRPEPKDPEEEDSVSLSKASSFADMMGILKDIHRMKQSKDLNRPSMKEEDPAVLIAEVLRRKFALKDEDLALKEK; encoded by the exons ATGGCGGCGGAGGGGCCGCGCCCGGCGCTGGCAGCGGGGCCGAGCTGCGCCGCCGGCCCGCAG ACCATCCCCATCTGGCAGAACAAGCCCCATGGCTCAGCTCGCAGCGTGGTCAGGATGATCGGCTCCAACCTCCCCCTGAAACCCTGCCCCAGGGCCACCTTCGAG GTCCTGCCAAGTGTCTCAGATCTGTATTTGGGTGATGTGCCCCCTGTCCCCACCTTGGCTGACATCGTGTGGATCGCAGCAGACGATGAGGAGACCTATGCCAGGGTCAG AAGTGACACTCGCCCGCTGAAGCACAAGTGGAAGCCCAGTCCCTTCACAGTGATCCAGAGAAACGCCTCAGTGCCCAACCTGaggaagcaggaggagaagctgctggCCCTGAAGAAGCCTGGTttgccagccctgagcaggaccacagagctgcaggatgaGCTGAGTCACCTCCGGAGCCAGATCGCCAAGATCGTGGCTGCAGAGTCAG CCTCTGCCCAACTGACCCCGGATCTGTTATCTCCAGGGAGCTCCAATGCCTCTTCTCCTGTGCATTGTTTTGGACCCTCTTTCCAGTCCACCACGTCCTTTGTGATCAGTGACATCAcggaggaggaggcggagcTGGAGAGCCCCGAGCTGCCCTCGGTGGCcgagctctgctctgcctctgagAGCTGCAGGCCAGAGCCAAAGGACCCCGAGGAGGAGGACTCCGTGTCCCTTTCCAAGGCCAGCAGCTTTGCTGACATGATGGGAATTCTCAAAGACATTCATAGGATGAAGCAGAGCAAAGATCT GAACCGCCCTTCCATGAAGGAGGAGGACCCGGCCGTGCTCATAGCAGAGGTGCTGAGGAGGAAATTTGCCCTGAAGGATGAAGACCTGGCCCTGAAGGAGAAGTGA
- the LOC134053761 gene encoding aurora kinase A- and ninein-interacting protein-like: MRRRRGGSAAPAEACGVWLDTAELKRGPARPLSTKLKAPTRIPERKHSPGLLPQPGTRQTTIPTFFSPHTDEGDKENSRPTPCTPNKDWEDSGVPLAACPVKILALPRLEGAQEEPPGAEQGMQGTWKRPVDTLELQEEPQSQSKASCGAGGDSWCCSFCQGSEHSGIITPRSKSLLFPGETASGSRKPQPWSRVNSGLGFVGTENTNPAPGAAPRGVCSSPQSPVRAQPLRERGQVPGGSCRELFCQDSQGNKVIAHRDSLQLELGSEPLFTQDSEGNRVIKHW; this comes from the exons ATgaggcggcggcgcggcggcagCGCGGCCCCGGCTGAGGCCTGCGGGGTGTGGCTGGACACGGCCGAGCTGAAGCGGGGCCCGGCGCGG CCCCTCAGCACCAAGCTCAAAGCACCCACCCGAATTCCTGAGAGGAAGCACAGCCCGGGgctgctcccacagcctggCACCAGGCAAACCACCATCCCCACCTTCTTCAGCCCCCACACAG ATGAAGGAGACAAAGAAAACTCCAGGCCAACTCCCTGCACCCCAAATAAAGACTGGGAGGACTCTGGGGTTCCTCTGGCTGCCTGTCCTGTGAAGATCCTGGCATTGCCACGGCTGGAGGGAGCCCAGGAAGAGCcccctggagctgagcagggcaTGCAGGGCACATGGAAAAGACCTGTGGATACCCTGGAGCTCCAAGAGGAGCCTCAGAGCCAGAGCAAAGcctcctgtggggctgggggggattCCTGGTGCTGCAGCTTCTGCCAGGGCTCGGAGCACAGCGGGATCATCACTCCCAGGAGCAAATCCCTGTTATTTCCTGGAGAAACAGCCTCAGGGAGCAGGAAACcacagccctggagcagagTGAACTCTGGGCTGGGTTTTGTTGGGACTGAGAACACGAAtcctgcaccaggggctgctccCAGAGGGGTTTGTTCctctccccagagcccagtgagaGCTCAGCCCCTCAGGGAGCGGGGCCAGGTCCCGGGGGGATCCTGCAGGGAGCTTTTCTGCCAGGACTCCCAGGGGAACAAGGTCATTGCTCACAGGGacagcctgcagctggagctgggctctgaGCCCCTGTTCACACAGGACTCGGAAGGGAACAGGGTCATCAAACACTGGTga
- the MTFR1L gene encoding mitochondrial fission regulator 1-like isoform X3, with the protein MDAEATIPIWQNKPHGSARSVVRMIGSNLPLKPCPRATFEVLPSVSDLYLGDVPPVPTLADIVWIAADDEETYARVSDTRPLKHKWKPSPFTVIQRNASVPNLRKQEEKLLALKKPGLPALSRTTELQDELSHLRSQIAKIVAAESASAQLTPDLLSPGSSNASSPVHCFGPSFQSTTSFVISDITEEEAELESPELPSVAELCSASESCRPEPKDPEEEDSVSLSKASSFADMMGILKDIHRMKQSKDLNRPSMKEEDPAVLIAEVLRRKFALKDEDLALKEK; encoded by the exons ATGGACGCGGAGGCC ACCATCCCCATCTGGCAGAACAAGCCCCATGGCTCAGCTCGCAGCGTGGTCAGGATGATCGGCTCCAACCTCCCCCTGAAACCCTGCCCCAGGGCCACCTTCGAG GTCCTGCCAAGTGTCTCAGATCTGTATTTGGGTGATGTGCCCCCTGTCCCCACCTTGGCTGACATCGTGTGGATCGCAGCAGACGATGAGGAGACCTATGCCAGGGTCAG TGACACTCGCCCGCTGAAGCACAAGTGGAAGCCCAGTCCCTTCACAGTGATCCAGAGAAACGCCTCAGTGCCCAACCTGaggaagcaggaggagaagctgctggCCCTGAAGAAGCCTGGTttgccagccctgagcaggaccacagagctgcaggatgaGCTGAGTCACCTCCGGAGCCAGATCGCCAAGATCGTGGCTGCAGAGTCAG CCTCTGCCCAACTGACCCCGGATCTGTTATCTCCAGGGAGCTCCAATGCCTCTTCTCCTGTGCATTGTTTTGGACCCTCTTTCCAGTCCACCACGTCCTTTGTGATCAGTGACATCAcggaggaggaggcggagcTGGAGAGCCCCGAGCTGCCCTCGGTGGCcgagctctgctctgcctctgagAGCTGCAGGCCAGAGCCAAAGGACCCCGAGGAGGAGGACTCCGTGTCCCTTTCCAAGGCCAGCAGCTTTGCTGACATGATGGGAATTCTCAAAGACATTCATAGGATGAAGCAGAGCAAAGATCT GAACCGCCCTTCCATGAAGGAGGAGGACCCGGCCGTGCTCATAGCAGAGGTGCTGAGGAGGAAATTTGCCCTGAAGGATGAAGACCTGGCCCTGAAGGAGAAGTGA